Proteins encoded in a region of the Candidatus Moanabacter tarae genome:
- the pnp gene encoding Polyribonucleotide nucleotidyltransferase, producing the protein MLKQAHEVNVDGMGITLSTGTIARQANGSVIVSLGETTVFVAATAANTLRKGQDFFPLQVDYREKFSAAGRFPGGYFKREGRPSDKEILTSRLCDRPLRPLFPKGFVNEVQVVGMLLTTDLNQDPDILMINGASAALMVSDIPWNGPVGGVRIAELDGVFVTNPTHEQLFESTLDLIYVGTESEMLMIEGSAEQISEERFIEALDFAQAEVIKLTSAQKELAAKCGVEKREFELQDCDPEILEFVKEHVHEDLGQAVFKSQKLDRERAVEDLKKQTEDALIEKFGEEKYDPDQLRMAFESLQEDLYRENILQHGKRVDGRGSADLRQITCQAGILPRVHGSSLFQRGETQSIVICTLGTVSDNQESDGLTGGPRSKSFILHYNFPHYSVGETGRISGPGRREVGHGALAERSLLPIIPGEEEFPYTIRLVSEIMESNGSTSMASVSGGCLALMDAGIPITGVVAGISAGLVTERDSTGAISKHVVLTDIIGSEDHFGDMDFKISGTREGITGFQLDLKIPGLPAEIAKEAISRNKEARCAIIDIMEEEIAAPRQELNPFAPRIHKLQIDPDKIGALIGPGGKTIRRITEVSGAEIDINEDNSGKVLIYATSKDALQRAIEEVEIAIGDIEVGKTYRGIVRGIKEFGCFVECLPGKEGLVHVSELADFRVTQVEDIAEMGGEMWVKCIGIDDKGRVRLSRRIAMAEKEGRQVEERERPSGNQSGGERRPRRRDDQDRGRGNGPGGRNRNDRRNNS; encoded by the coding sequence ATGCTAAAACAAGCTCACGAAGTAAATGTTGATGGAATGGGTATCACCCTTTCTACCGGAACCATCGCTCGACAAGCGAATGGTTCCGTAATTGTCAGCCTGGGCGAGACAACTGTCTTTGTCGCCGCCACCGCCGCGAATACACTTCGAAAAGGACAGGACTTTTTTCCGCTCCAGGTCGATTATAGGGAGAAATTTTCGGCAGCAGGTCGGTTTCCCGGTGGCTACTTCAAACGCGAGGGCCGCCCTTCAGATAAAGAGATTCTGACCTCACGTCTCTGTGATCGACCTCTGCGTCCCCTGTTCCCCAAAGGTTTTGTTAACGAGGTTCAGGTAGTAGGTATGTTACTTACGACCGACCTCAACCAAGATCCGGATATTCTGATGATCAACGGTGCTTCCGCAGCTTTGATGGTTTCCGATATCCCCTGGAACGGGCCAGTGGGAGGAGTCCGAATCGCAGAACTCGATGGCGTATTCGTCACGAATCCCACCCATGAGCAACTTTTCGAGTCAACTTTGGACCTGATATATGTCGGAACTGAATCCGAGATGTTAATGATTGAGGGGAGTGCAGAACAAATTTCCGAGGAGCGATTTATTGAGGCCCTCGATTTCGCACAGGCCGAGGTCATTAAACTAACTTCAGCTCAGAAAGAACTGGCCGCAAAGTGTGGAGTGGAGAAGAGAGAATTCGAACTACAAGATTGTGATCCTGAAATTCTAGAATTCGTCAAAGAGCATGTCCATGAAGATTTGGGTCAGGCTGTTTTTAAGTCCCAGAAACTAGATCGCGAGAGAGCCGTGGAGGACTTAAAGAAACAGACCGAAGACGCTCTAATCGAGAAGTTTGGGGAAGAAAAATATGATCCTGACCAGCTTCGGATGGCATTTGAATCACTACAAGAAGATCTTTATCGAGAGAACATCCTCCAACATGGCAAAAGAGTAGATGGAAGAGGATCGGCTGATTTACGTCAGATTACATGCCAGGCCGGAATCCTTCCGCGTGTCCATGGTTCTTCATTATTCCAACGGGGAGAGACACAATCGATCGTCATTTGCACTCTGGGAACCGTTTCGGATAACCAAGAATCGGATGGTTTGACCGGAGGTCCTCGCTCGAAATCATTTATTCTACATTATAACTTTCCCCACTATTCGGTCGGTGAAACCGGTCGTATTTCCGGTCCTGGACGCCGAGAAGTAGGACACGGTGCTCTAGCTGAGAGATCTCTACTACCCATCATCCCTGGCGAGGAGGAGTTTCCCTATACTATTAGGCTTGTTTCAGAGATAATGGAATCAAATGGGTCCACCTCCATGGCATCGGTCTCTGGCGGCTGTCTCGCCTTGATGGATGCCGGTATTCCGATCACGGGAGTCGTGGCCGGAATCTCAGCCGGGCTTGTAACGGAAAGGGATTCAACCGGAGCTATTTCTAAGCATGTAGTACTCACAGATATTATTGGGAGCGAGGATCATTTCGGTGACATGGATTTCAAGATTTCCGGAACAAGAGAAGGGATTACCGGCTTTCAGTTGGATCTCAAGATTCCAGGTCTACCGGCTGAAATCGCAAAGGAAGCTATCAGTAGGAACAAAGAAGCCCGCTGCGCAATAATTGACATTATGGAGGAAGAAATTGCTGCTCCGAGACAGGAGCTGAATCCATTTGCTCCTCGTATCCACAAATTGCAGATTGATCCGGATAAGATTGGAGCCCTCATCGGACCGGGCGGTAAGACAATCCGACGCATTACCGAAGTAAGTGGCGCAGAGATCGATATAAACGAAGATAATAGTGGGAAAGTTCTCATTTATGCCACTAGTAAAGATGCTTTGCAGAGGGCAATTGAGGAAGTGGAAATCGCAATTGGCGATATAGAGGTAGGAAAGACCTATCGCGGAATAGTACGCGGCATTAAGGAATTTGGTTGTTTTGTTGAATGCTTACCTGGGAAAGAAGGGCTGGTTCACGTTTCTGAACTAGCCGATTTCCGTGTCACCCAAGTGGAAGATATAGCCGAAATGGGCGGTGAAATGTGGGTAAAGTGTATTGGGATCGACGATAAAGGTCGCGTTCGCTTGAGCCGACGAATCGCCATGGCAGAAAAAGAAGGACGTCAGGTAGAAGAACGGGAAAGGCCTTCGGGTAATCAATCTGGTGGAGAAAGAAGACCCCGCAGAAGGGATGACCAGGACAGGGGCCGGGGAAACGGTCCCGGCGGCCGAAATCGGAACGACCGACGAAACAATTCCTAA
- the prfB gene encoding Peptide chain release factor 2, giving the protein MGEPGFWDDKEQSRETSTRLSQIKREIEKVVDFQSRIQDLEIMCDLVAETNDKDAAGLEEEISKSVNDLRKELVMLELRSFLNGPHDKSNAILSIHAGAGGTESCDWADMLLRMYLRWAERREYSVEIQDIQPGDETGISSATISLKGDNAYGYAKAERGVHRLVRISPFDSNNRRHTSFSAVDVIAELENDVDIAIDENDLRVDTFRSSGKGGQHVNKTDSAVRLTHLPTGIVVACQNERSQFKNKATAMTVLRSRLYEKIEDDKRAKMERFYGAKNEIGWGNQIRSYVFQPYQMVKDLRIGVDSPNVQAVMDGDIDYFIDAWLRAGCPSTRRKD; this is encoded by the coding sequence ATGGGAGAGCCTGGGTTTTGGGATGATAAAGAACAGTCCCGTGAGACATCGACTCGGCTGAGCCAAATCAAACGAGAAATTGAAAAGGTGGTCGATTTTCAGAGTCGAATTCAAGACTTGGAAATAATGTGTGATTTGGTGGCAGAAACGAATGATAAAGATGCAGCAGGATTGGAGGAAGAGATATCAAAATCTGTTAACGATCTTCGGAAAGAACTAGTGATGCTAGAGCTTAGGTCGTTCCTCAATGGGCCCCATGATAAGAGTAACGCCATTCTCAGCATTCATGCCGGAGCTGGAGGTACAGAATCGTGTGATTGGGCGGATATGCTGCTCCGGATGTACCTCCGGTGGGCAGAGCGGCGGGAGTATTCCGTGGAGATTCAGGACATTCAACCTGGAGATGAGACGGGAATTAGTAGTGCCACAATTTCTCTTAAAGGAGACAATGCCTATGGCTATGCCAAGGCTGAGCGGGGAGTTCATCGATTAGTCCGCATTAGCCCATTTGATTCGAACAATCGGAGACATACTTCGTTCAGTGCGGTAGATGTAATAGCAGAGCTGGAAAATGATGTTGATATTGCGATCGATGAAAACGATCTTCGAGTTGATACCTTTCGCTCGAGTGGCAAAGGTGGTCAGCACGTAAACAAGACAGATTCGGCAGTCCGCCTAACCCACTTGCCCACGGGTATTGTTGTTGCCTGCCAGAATGAACGTTCCCAGTTTAAGAATAAAGCAACTGCGATGACGGTTTTACGTTCTCGGCTCTACGAAAAAATAGAGGATGATAAGCGTGCTAAAATGGAACGCTTTTATGGTGCAAAGAATGAAATTGGATGGGGGAATCAGATCCGAAGTTACGTATTCCAACCCTATCAGATGGTCAAGGATCTAAGGATTGGAGTAGACTCCCCCAATGTTCAGGCCGTAATGGATGGAGATATCGATTATTTCATTGATGCGTGGTTGCGGGCAGGCTGTCCCTCTACTAGAAGGAAAGATTGA
- the pld1_3 gene encoding Pyridoxal 4-dehydrogenase, translating into MIDPSKVIGIGKTGASVTQLGLGGAPLAGMELPNRIYGGTPFKQAIDLIRTAYDAGIRYFDTAPLYGCGRSENRYGVALKDHPFETYTLSTKVGRLLIPENPKNTELLVDDGIPRYKNIPDYSRDGIRQSLEESLDRLGYDKVDILYVHDHDFTGQLPESTFTEALTATSELQSEGIVKAIGMGMNEIEITGRMIERFDLNIVLLASRYTLLDQSALLNFLPLCIERGVQLAIGAPFNSGILSQNISETSTFDYKKAPPAILEKARNIKRVCDRYSVDLRAAALQFPFAHPSVATIVPGAKNVEEVFQNIQLLQHDIPFDFWSDLKKEHLLPCEAPTP; encoded by the coding sequence ATGATTGATCCTTCCAAAGTAATTGGAATTGGGAAAACCGGCGCATCTGTAACACAACTTGGCTTGGGCGGAGCACCTCTTGCTGGGATGGAACTCCCGAATAGGATCTATGGTGGAACTCCCTTCAAACAAGCAATCGATCTGATTAGAACTGCATACGATGCTGGTATTCGATACTTCGACACTGCCCCTCTCTACGGATGTGGGCGAAGTGAAAACCGGTATGGTGTTGCATTGAAGGACCACCCTTTCGAAACCTACACCCTCTCCACCAAGGTCGGGCGGTTACTCATACCCGAAAATCCTAAGAATACCGAGCTCCTTGTCGATGATGGTATACCACGATACAAAAATATTCCTGACTATAGCCGGGATGGCATTAGACAATCGCTAGAGGAAAGTTTAGACCGCCTTGGTTACGACAAAGTGGACATCCTTTACGTACACGACCATGACTTCACCGGGCAGCTTCCGGAGAGTACGTTCACAGAGGCCCTGACTGCCACCTCAGAATTGCAGTCTGAGGGTATTGTTAAAGCTATAGGCATGGGTATGAATGAGATTGAGATCACCGGAAGAATGATTGAACGCTTTGACCTAAACATCGTTCTCCTTGCGAGTCGCTATACCCTGCTAGACCAGTCTGCCTTATTAAATTTCCTACCCCTTTGTATTGAACGCGGGGTTCAGCTGGCCATCGGTGCTCCCTTCAACAGCGGAATTCTTTCGCAGAATATTAGTGAAACATCAACTTTCGACTATAAAAAGGCACCACCTGCAATCCTTGAAAAGGCCCGAAATATAAAAAGAGTCTGCGATCGTTACTCAGTCGATCTAAGGGCTGCAGCCCTTCAGTTTCCCTTTGCTCATCCGTCTGTCGCTACTATTGTTCCTGGAGCTAAAAATGTTGAAGAAGTGTTTCAAAACATTCAACTCCTGCAACACGACATCCCGTTTGATTTCTGGTCCGACCTCAAAAAAGAACACCTCCTACCGTGTGAGGCGCCGACACCGTAG
- the odh gene encoding Opine dehydrogenase has product MGNKPVTILGGGNTAFSIAAKLTIEGFDITLCEIPGFKETLEPIKTDNKIQLLGAAGEGSATIHNVTSNIQQAVEASDLILLIVPAYAHKPFAKACASHLSPEHTVVLMPGTLGALEFSQILFEAGRSGVTLAEVDTAPYVCRKTAPDTATIWGIVESLGLGVLPAKKTETVLSRLDPLFPGIYSYPDVMACGLAAMNPVVHPAGVLLNAGRVEYSRGEFCFYEEGVTPSVAKVIMAVDSERRAIAKALGYNLSPVHDAFHEAGFGPKGDLWATINGSWMLTRLKAPGTLESRWLTEDIPYGIAAWSSVGRQYKVATPTMNAVIDIGSVVMGFDARSAGRGVEKLGIENMSLPELKQFLQEGIS; this is encoded by the coding sequence ATGGGAAACAAACCTGTCACCATCCTGGGAGGAGGCAACACCGCCTTCTCGATCGCGGCCAAACTCACAATTGAGGGCTTCGATATAACCCTTTGTGAAATCCCAGGCTTTAAAGAAACGCTAGAGCCGATTAAAACTGACAACAAGATTCAGCTACTTGGCGCTGCTGGGGAGGGATCTGCGACGATTCATAATGTAACATCCAACATACAGCAAGCCGTTGAAGCATCTGATCTCATCCTTTTAATCGTTCCAGCCTACGCACATAAACCATTCGCAAAAGCCTGTGCAAGTCACCTGAGTCCAGAACACACTGTCGTCCTTATGCCAGGGACTCTTGGGGCTCTAGAATTCTCTCAGATCCTTTTCGAAGCAGGCCGATCCGGCGTTACTTTAGCTGAGGTCGACACCGCACCCTACGTCTGCCGAAAAACAGCGCCGGATACAGCTACTATCTGGGGAATCGTTGAGAGTCTGGGATTAGGGGTTTTACCAGCAAAGAAGACCGAAACCGTTCTCTCTAGACTTGATCCCCTTTTCCCTGGCATTTACTCTTACCCCGACGTAATGGCCTGCGGGCTCGCCGCTATGAACCCAGTCGTTCATCCAGCGGGGGTCTTGCTCAATGCCGGACGTGTTGAATATTCAAGAGGAGAATTTTGCTTCTATGAGGAGGGAGTTACACCTTCGGTTGCAAAAGTGATCATGGCCGTTGACTCTGAACGACGCGCTATTGCAAAAGCACTGGGCTATAATCTTTCCCCAGTCCATGATGCCTTTCACGAGGCGGGATTTGGACCTAAAGGTGACCTATGGGCCACCATCAACGGAAGCTGGATGCTCACGCGGCTCAAGGCCCCGGGAACATTGGAAAGCCGTTGGCTCACCGAAGATATTCCCTACGGCATAGCCGCTTGGAGCTCGGTGGGAAGGCAATACAAAGTCGCAACTCCTACCATGAATGCGGTCATCGATATCGGTTCCGTGGTAATGGGATTCGACGCCAGATCGGCAGGGCGGGGTGTCGAAAAATTGGGGATTGAGAATATGTCGTTACCCGAGTTGAAGCAATTTCTTCAGGAAGGAATAAGTTAA
- the ddlA gene encoding D-alanine--D-alanine ligase A, with protein sequence MQQLRKLKIALLCGGPSKERGISLNSARSVCDHLHSENVEIIPFYISLRNRIHRCSRAQLYSNTPDDFEFKIGGNGDSLNKVALSRLLRNIDLIFPVVHGTMGEDGQLQRILETIGLPFIGSSSKSCRRSFDKFRAREFLQKCNYYTIPTLLLKRPEKNHSRRLQEFFRNQSLKRAVVKPANGGSSINVFSVSSVTECLDRIRYILTDKLCHRIIVEPFCLGTEFTVIIIQNCQGKPVALIPNEIETDYSGNQIFDYRRKYLPTQQVTYHCPPRFPPNKTKEIQCRAEQLFSLFELNDFARFDGWLLPDGKIWFSDINPICGMEQNSFLFMQAARIGLSHRNILQYVLESACQRQGIPVPKSQAPKRQQRIPVDVVFGGDTSERQVSVMSGTNVWLKLINSRTYEPRPCFLDQQKNIWILPYAYALNHTTEEIATLCRRAETNERLLAPFRTRCLKKLDAIETPTSEENFLPEKSHLADFVKNSPGVFIALHGGIGENGTLQSLLEKSGVPFSGCPAEASQLCMDKVKTAKALEHLRSKGISTALKMKVQIQRIVGLEPRDYQNLWKDLREHLQSETLIAKPIGDGCSAGIARLFTSDDLKAYCQYALQGAPLIPDETLQGQMGVIEMPTHRMQSILFEEFIETDRIEIIRDRLHWKKRTGWIETTVGVLQTNECLRAFSPSLIVAEGNVLSLEEKFQGGTGINITPPPSSHVSQFAINRAKARIEQVASVLGIRGFARIDAFMNVENGKLIIIEANTVPGLTPSTVLFQQALTEIPSLYPVDFLEKILDGSLNRVAKSASKKEFYQ encoded by the coding sequence ATGCAGCAGCTTCGGAAACTCAAAATAGCCCTCCTGTGCGGCGGGCCATCGAAGGAGCGGGGAATTTCACTCAACTCGGCGCGGTCGGTTTGCGATCACCTTCATTCGGAAAACGTCGAAATCATTCCCTTTTACATTTCCCTCAGGAACCGAATCCATCGATGTTCCCGCGCACAGCTATATTCCAATACACCCGACGATTTCGAGTTTAAGATTGGAGGCAACGGTGATTCTCTGAACAAAGTTGCACTTTCGAGACTGTTGAGAAACATCGATCTAATCTTTCCTGTCGTCCATGGAACCATGGGCGAGGACGGCCAGCTACAACGAATCCTGGAAACAATCGGCCTTCCCTTTATCGGCTCATCATCAAAAAGCTGCCGACGGTCCTTCGATAAATTCAGAGCCCGGGAATTTCTCCAAAAATGCAACTACTACACAATCCCAACGCTCCTTTTGAAACGACCCGAGAAAAACCACAGCAGGAGACTCCAGGAATTTTTTCGAAATCAGTCTCTAAAGAGAGCAGTAGTTAAACCAGCTAATGGAGGATCCAGTATTAATGTATTCTCGGTCTCTTCAGTCACCGAATGTCTCGATCGTATCCGATATATCCTGACCGATAAACTTTGCCATCGGATCATCGTGGAACCCTTCTGTCTAGGCACCGAATTTACCGTTATCATCATCCAGAATTGTCAAGGCAAACCAGTAGCTCTTATCCCAAACGAAATTGAAACCGACTACAGTGGAAACCAAATCTTCGATTATCGACGGAAATATCTACCAACTCAACAAGTAACATATCATTGTCCTCCCCGTTTTCCGCCCAACAAGACAAAAGAAATTCAGTGCCGCGCGGAGCAACTTTTCTCTCTGTTCGAACTAAATGATTTTGCAAGGTTCGATGGATGGCTCCTGCCTGACGGCAAGATTTGGTTTTCAGATATTAATCCCATATGTGGGATGGAACAAAACAGTTTCCTCTTCATGCAAGCAGCGCGAATCGGGCTTAGTCACCGCAACATACTACAGTACGTTCTCGAAAGTGCTTGCCAGCGTCAGGGCATTCCAGTTCCAAAATCTCAGGCTCCGAAAAGGCAACAGCGGATTCCCGTTGACGTCGTCTTCGGTGGAGATACTTCCGAACGACAAGTCTCAGTGATGAGCGGCACTAATGTCTGGCTCAAGCTCATAAATTCGCGCACCTACGAACCTCGGCCTTGTTTTCTAGACCAACAAAAGAATATTTGGATCCTTCCCTACGCCTATGCCCTCAACCACACTACTGAAGAGATTGCCACGCTCTGCCGCCGAGCAGAAACCAATGAAAGATTACTGGCTCCGTTTCGAACACGGTGTCTCAAGAAATTGGATGCCATAGAAACTCCAACTTCTGAGGAAAATTTCCTCCCCGAAAAATCCCACTTGGCTGATTTTGTGAAAAACTCCCCAGGTGTCTTTATAGCTCTCCATGGAGGAATTGGAGAAAACGGAACTCTCCAAAGCTTACTCGAAAAATCGGGAGTACCTTTCAGCGGATGCCCTGCCGAAGCATCACAACTTTGCATGGACAAAGTCAAAACGGCGAAAGCTCTTGAGCACCTTCGTTCAAAGGGAATCTCCACAGCCTTAAAAATGAAGGTCCAGATTCAACGGATAGTAGGTTTAGAACCTCGTGACTATCAGAATCTCTGGAAAGATCTCAGGGAACACCTCCAAAGTGAAACTCTGATAGCCAAACCGATCGGCGATGGGTGTTCTGCAGGAATCGCACGTCTTTTTACATCAGATGACCTCAAAGCCTATTGCCAGTATGCTCTTCAAGGAGCCCCTCTCATACCAGATGAAACCCTCCAAGGACAAATGGGTGTCATCGAGATGCCAACCCACCGAATGCAATCAATCCTTTTCGAAGAATTCATCGAGACTGATCGAATTGAAATCATAAGGGATCGCCTTCACTGGAAAAAAAGGACCGGATGGATCGAAACCACGGTCGGCGTACTGCAAACGAATGAATGCCTCCGTGCGTTTTCACCAAGCCTCATCGTTGCCGAAGGCAACGTTTTAAGCTTGGAAGAGAAATTTCAAGGAGGCACCGGGATCAACATAACCCCACCGCCATCCTCCCATGTCTCCCAATTCGCAATCAACAGGGCAAAAGCGCGTATAGAACAAGTAGCCTCCGTCCTAGGAATTCGCGGCTTCGCCAGGATCGACGCATTCATGAATGTCGAGAACGGAAAACTTATTATTATCGAAGCTAACACCGTACCGGGCTTAACTCCGTCCACTGTACTCTTCCAGCAAGCATTGACCGAAATACCATCCCTCTATCCGGTTGATTTTCTGGAGAAAATTCTCGACGGCTCGCTAAATAGAGTGGCCAAATCCGCCTCAAAAAAGGAATTTTATCAGTAA